AAGTTCGACGGTGTGTGACAGCATGTGTTTTTCTTACTGATAGACATGGAACAGTAGAAAGAGCAACTCTGAGGGGGCTGAGAATGTTCCTTGCTTTTTGCTTCCATTAAGCAAACACACGGTAGCAAAAGGGGGTCCCATGAAATAGGCTTCAGGGACCAGATCTGATTTCAGGAGTCTTGGAAGGAGCCGAGCAGTGTAAAGTATCAATGTTAGCAAGCCACCAGGCCCTTTGCAAAGAATCCAAAGTCCCGGAAGGTGGTTTTTGGGTCACAATTTGGTCACACGCTCGGATCGGCCCCTCCGAGACCTCAGCAGAGTTCTTGTAAAGTTTAGTCAGAGGCACTTCATGTGTGGTTTGGATTTGGAGCAAAGGCGAGAGGCTAAAATCTGTGCTTCCATCTCGCTCTCTAATTTAATGTAAGTATAGCATGAGCTCATTCCAGAAGAACACTCTTTTTCCAAACAAAGAACTCATGAGCTCATGTTTGAAGAAGCCACGCGTGACATCTAATGACATTTTCCTCattttgagcccaaattaagctTCTACTCTGATGAAGTAAATATTTGTCTGCAAATAAAAGATAGTAGggaagtggaggaaaaagtcCAAGTGCCTCTGCGGCGTGGACTGGCGCCAGATGTGGGCCAACTGTTGTGCTCAGTCACCCAAGTGTGACCAGTCATGTCTGTTCTTCGTGACATCATCCACAATCCTGTGGCGGGGAGATGCATTCTGTTATTTGCGGAAAATTAAAAAGGGCTGAATAAAGTTCAGTTGAAGGCAATGACACCTTTGGGTGCTGATACGATGATGTCACACATCACTCGGTTGATGATGTGACCATGAGTGAGGGAAGGCAATTTGTCTCGCCGCCTTTAAGTGCTCCGGGCAATAATGTCACCGTGACATGCACGACACACACTCACGGTGTATCATGAATCTGTCTGTAAATTCCTGCGTCGTAAATTGCAGGACGGCTAGCCTAATATTTCACGTCAACAGTTATGTTACAGGCAGAAGGATCGATAGCAGGGATGACCAACATGTTCCCTACGGGCACTAGGTCACGATCCACCTCACCCCTGCCGAGTCTCCCAAAGGCTTGTTCTAATAATTGCACCGTTCGAAATTAGCAATGGTGAGTTAAGAAACATTTGGAAATGCAAAACATTTGCAGACATTTATAGAAATAAAGTGTTGAAACTTGACATGTTTCTAAGTGATTGAGAGAAATCATGAACACGATCATTGCCATCACACAGATTGTTAGAATTATTAATAAAACATCATTGGAGTAAATTTGCTATTTCAGAAACTTGGGCTTTCACCTTAATCAGAAGCAAACTAGAAGTAGCTCTCCGTGTCCAAAAGGTCAGTGAAACTGATCTAGAAATTTTAGGGCACTGAGCcgcactttattttattttattattcttttaatttaatttaatttaatttaatttaatttaatttaatttaatttaatttaatttaatttaatttaatttaatttaatttaatttaatttaatttaatttaatttaatttaatttaatttaatttaatttaatttaattttacattttgtcagcatgaatgaaaataaaataaaatagtctaTGAATCTATTTGGAAAGTCATCAGCAATGTTCTTATTTGTATGATTGGAGAACAAGTCATGACTTTTTAAAGCAACTTTTAAGACTAGAAATCACATCTTGGAGGCCAGCCACTAATAGAGCGGCTGAGCAATGATTACAGAAGAGCTCAAGAGCTAGTCAAGCTCCTGCAAGACTTGGACACGGCAGTGGAAAAcaatttcttctctttttagctCCCAGCAAAGTTATTAAGTGGCCAGCAGCAGAACGGGAACAAACTTGGAGTCAAATTGGACAAGCATATCTTTTGAATTCAACCTAACTGGCAACTCCTCTGCGGCGCTGCGAGGCAAGAATTTATTGCTCTTGGCAAAAACTGCAGTCCTCATGAGTATAAGTGGCGCTGAATCCATCCCAGACCTAAAAGCCACCAAATCCGCATAAACAGTGAGGGATCTATTTTTGTAGACGGCCCGTGTATAAAAACTGCCGCATCTTGATTTTCTTGTCAAAGCAAGTAGAAGTTAGCATGTTTGGGAATTATGCAGAGTAAATTTTATTCTGATTTGAGAGAGTGCTGGTATTAGTATAAACCTTGAAGGAAGTCATTCAATTTACTCGCAATAAAGTTAATGTCATAAATAAGATTTGATAATACTCAACATTTTAgaaatgctaaaagtaaaaattaCACATTAGATCCGGAATGGGACAGTTTAATTTAGATGTAGATTTAGATGTAAAATGCCAGTAATGGGAGTCAATCTGTGGAccgcgggccaaatttggccagcGATGTAAATATATTTGGCCCCGaatacaaattgtgcatcaactttATGTGTTAatgctaaaattgcaaattgtcttcccttTTTTAAAAACTAGAGATGTTGCTagcaatttattttttgcagggTGCGGCATTAAGTTCCTCCAAAGTTTCCTTCAGTGAAAAGGGGCCATGGGTGTGTAAATTACAGACTGTGTGCATGCCGAGCTCCGCCCTTCTGTCTGAAGGTGCAAAATTGATTCCTACCTGTCCATAACAGGACCGCACACGTCACTCAATATGCAGGTGCATTGGCAGCGTATGTCTTCTTAACTTTGGAATGGCCTTGTTGGAAGAAGTCTTTATAATTTAGCCCAAAAAAAGCAGGAAAATGAAATTAAAGAGCAACCTTGGAGAAATAATGGCTTTGATTACATGACATGACATGCACATCAGATAATAAGGCTCATCTGCCCATCTCATAATAAGCAACATGCACGTGCATGTGAGTTGACACACCTATCGAGATGAGCTTTTCACTAAAAAAATTGCTAAATGaatgataattaaaaaaaataataatctgttcAGTCAATCCAAGGATGGGGAATATCTTGCTTCTCCTCATCATTGTGGTTAATGTCATCAGACATACAGTATACTAAAGTAAAGTACAGCTATAAAAAACTTGAATACAGTGGCCAAGTATTTGGTTACAGCCCACCATTGCTAAAAAAGCACGAAAATGTCCCGTGATgtccacatgcacgcacacacgcaagaaAACTCTCTTCTTGTGAGTGCGTGCAACACAAAGCTCCATATAAGGACatgctgatgatgtcacaggGAGCAGAGCACATCCTTTTTTGTTTGCTCTGGCTGTCGGAATGCGATGCGACTCAGAGAGCGCGGCGCGCGATGCACGGCAAAATAACTCATGGCAGTGACACCGGGAGAAGCTTTGCTGCAGGTAGGCTCGCTTGACTTGATCGAGAAACTTTGGCAGATCTTCATTCGGTGGCAAATGGATCACAGACGTCTCTGTGATTAAGGCCGGTTTATGTGAATTGGACTTGACATTAGGTCAAGAAAGTTTTTTTCTTGCGGGATGATTTGGATGGTGACACGCATCTGATCTCAACTTACTTTTCTACACTGTAAAACAAGGtggtttgttttcaaaatggaaaaaaatgtgcacTCTATATTAGTTTTAAACTCTGTAAACTCAGATTCATCCCACTGAATTCAGTAAATCTCTGTATAACAAAACTTAAAGTAATGATGAATTGGAGTTTGACGCTTCattaaaacatttaattttCAGATTTTCCATGTTCTCAGCTTTCTCACGCACTCACAAAACATGTATGTTATTTTCATTTGACAATAAATAGTCCAAAGGTGTGATTGTTTTAATAATAGTGATATATAGTAATAATCCTAATGTGCCTCTATATGGATGAATTGTAAATGGATGAATATGTGTTACTTTTACTTCAAAGTTGAGCTCTTTTAAACTGTCACCAAATCAAATGCAACAATGCTACATCCAATCAGCTTCTTTTGAAATGcatgtgaaaaaaaatgtgaacacCATTTTGACATGGTACAAAGCAAAAATAATATCTGGATTGAAAATTACCACTTAAAAGAATAGGATACAAAACATGCAGTGGGGCCAGGAAACACTTGAAGTCGCACAAaatactaaaaaagaaaaaaaatcctaaaaatatactaaaatactatatatatatatatatatatatatatatatatatatatatatatatatatatatatatatatatatatatatatatatatatatatatatatatatatatatatatatatatatatatatatatatatatatatttatatatttttttcaaactgaGAAAAATTCCTgtagaaaaattaaaataactAAATCAATCTGCAACTAACGTCTAACCTAGCCACCTCGCACCACACGGCACTTAAAATCTAGACTCAAAACATAATCAGTCACCATCTATTTGGGATAATGATGAACATTTtggagatattttttttttcaacttttgtTTTACTGTTGTCTTACTTATCATCCTCGGCAAAACATGTCGCGGTAAAAATCGTTCCAGAACGGTGATGAACAATACCGCTTAATGGGAACACAACTTTATCTTAGAGTAAATCTTCCTGACTTCCTCTTTTTCAGGTTGAAGCTGTTAATTGATCAGGAAAGGGCCTACCAAGAACGAAAAGACCAAGAGAACAACAAAAAGGTCACGACCCTGAAAGAAGAACTGACAAAGGTCAAGTCCTTTGCGTTGATGGTGGTGGACGAACAGCAGCGTCTCAACGAGCAGCTAAATCAACAGACGGCCAAAGTCCAACAGTTGAGCACAACTGCTTCGCAGGTTCAGGAGGAGTTGAGCTTAGCCAACGCCAACCTCCGAGAAGAAGAGCAGAAGGTGTGTCGCCTGGAGGCGGAGTTACGTGACTGCATCGGTCGACACCATCAGGAGCAGGAAACCGTGATGGCCAAGTTGACGAGCGAGGATGCGCAGAACCGGCAGCTGCGTCACAAGTTGTCCACGCTAAGCAGACAGCTTGACGAACTGGAGGACACCAATAAGACCCTGCGAAGAGCCGAGGAGGAACTTCAGGAGATGAGGGACAAAATGAGCCGAGGTGAATGCGGAAACTCCGGCTTAATGTCCGAACTAGAAGAGCTGCGGAAGAGAGTGCTCGAGATGGAAGGGAAGGACGAGGAACTGATTCGGATGGAGGACCACTGCAGAGATCTCAACAAGAAACTGGAAAAAGAAGCCAGTCAAAGTTACagtttgaaggccgaagtggacaAACTGAATCAGAGAATTATGGACTTGGAAAAACTCGAGGGTGCGTTTAGCGAGAGCAAAGAGGAATGCAACTCGCTGAAACGAAACCTCGAGAGGGAAAAGACCGTGTCCAAGACGCTCTCTGGTGAACTGGAAGCATTGAAAGCTCAAGTTAAAGACCTGGAATGTGCTGAAGGTCAGCTGGAAAAGACAGAGTTGACGCTGAAGGAGGATCTCACCAAGTTGAAGACGCTGACGGTCATGTTGGTTGATGAGAGGAAGACCATGGCGGAGAAGCTCAAGCAGATGGAGAACAAAGTGCAAAACAGTTCTGGCAAACTTCAGGCCGAACAGGAGAAGGTCACAACGGTCACGGAAAAGCTCATCGAGGAGAGCAAGAAAGCTTTGAGGTCCAAGGCTGAGCTGGAGCAGAAGATGTGCGAGGCCAAGAGGGAACGGGATGACCTCAAAGGCAAACTAAGGGACCAGGAGGAGAAGAACATGGATTTGGAGTCCAAAATCAATCTGATGAAAAAACGGCTGCAATCACTCGAGACGATAGAACGAGACTACCTGAGGAGCAAAGTCAAAGAGGAGCAGGTGAAAACACCCTTGGCCAACCGTTTCCAACAAGAAGACAACAAAGTCAAAGACTTGACCCAGGAGGTTGAGCGCCTTCGACGCAAACTCAAAGACATTCGCGTCGGAGATAGCGAGGTTTTGAAAACAGACGAGCTAGAATCCTTGGAGAAGAAATTCACAAACGAGCAGGAGAAGGCCCAGGCTTTGATGAAAGAGCTGGaaatgtccagaaaagaacTTTCCACATACCAGCTGGCCGAGAAGAACGATTGCAACCAAGAACACGTTTTGTTCAAACGTTTGAAGGAAGAAGAGGCGAGGTCGAGCCATTTGACACAGGAGGTCGCAGCTCTCAAAGAGAAGATCCACGAGTACATGGGACAAGAGGAGTCCATATGCCACATGAAAACCGACCAGGCCTCTCTGCGAAGGAAGCTCACCCAACAGGAGATCCGAAACAAAGAACTGGCCAGGGAGATGGAGACCCTCACGCGGGAACTGGAACGATATCGTAGATTTAGTAAAAGTTTGCGCCCGGGCATGAACGGAAGGCGTTTTTCCGATCTGCACCTCGCCACCAAAGAGGTCCAGACCGACCCTGATGACCTTTCAACGGCGGTTCTGTTGGAGCGTGCGGTGCTTAACGGGAAGCTGTGCGGCGAGGGTGACTCTGAGGACAATGAGGTTTACAAACGTGGCCCCTCCCTCGTGAATAATATCAATAACCTCAATAACAGTATGAGAAGAGTCTCCAATGAGCTGAATAGCAAATTTCGAGCTCGGCCCAATGGCAACCACGTCCAGGCTGGAGACGTGGTACTGACCCACAATCCCGGCCAGCCGCTTCAAATCAAAGTGACTCCAGAGCACGGAAACAACATGGCGACGCTGGAGATTACCAGCCCCAATGCGGAGAACACGCCGTCCTTCACCAGCACCGCCATCATCCCCACAAGCGGAGCCCCGCCCAAACAAAGAATCACCATCATCCAGAACGCCGCCATTTCACCAAGAGGTTCTCCAATATCGCATTCTCCAGATAGGATGCTCTCTCCTCTCACCATGGCAACATACTCCAGAACCCTGAGCCCCGATTCTTCCAGCTCAACCACCCCCGAGAGAGCCGTATCTCCTATCCAAATCGTTTCCGTCACAACAACCACCCCCGACCGCAACGTCTCCTCCGAGCCAGCGGAGGTCGCCGGAGGGCACGCCGTCTTCCGTGTGACCCCCGAACGCCAAAACGGCTGGCAGGTGCAGAGGTCCAACAGTTCTGGGTCAAATATCATCACTACAGAGGACAACAAAATCCACATTCACTTAGGGGGGGCCTTCAACTCAGCAGCAGCGCAGGAACAGAGGATCGCTAACGGCGGCGTGGCAACACCCAAAAGCAAGAGCAAAATCACCAGTAGCATCATGATTAAGCCCACCGCCACCCAAAGCCAACGCCCATCGCAGATTACAGTAAGTAACGTTTACGACTGACCCATATGACACCCCCTCGACCATCCCTTCAGAGGTTCGATACAAACCCCCCCGACCCTGCTCCTGATCCATTTCCTTGACTCAGAGTTCGCTGACTTAGAACTGTGGCTTTGTTTGTGGTTGCTTTGCTCGGTTGGGTTTGATTCGTTGGACTAAACCGAGTGCACGTCCCGTGTTGACACtgatgtacatttttttttgtcctctcgcACGTCTGAGTTTGTTTCTGAGAATTAAAGTTGTTGGAGTTTGTCATCCATGTTCACCCGCCTCATTTCTTCACCGAATGCAGCATGTGTCGTCAAAAACAAAAGAGGTTGTTCTTTAAGTTGATTTGCATGTatggtcaatttttttttccattgttggGATGCAAACAAACTCACATTTTTATCAATAATTTTATAACTTTTTGTACTCACATTTTTAATGTCAATGAGTGTTCAAACTTCTGAGCTATGAAagacagaattaaaaaaaaaaaaaaaaaaacatttttggtccAGTATTATGACCGACGGACATTTTTTAAGTTGCCTTTCGACACCATCAAAATGGATTTGGAATCAAAGCAACTAGATTTGATtcaatttgagatgtttctcaAAATATCGAATTCTCATTCATTTCATGCAACCGTTACAGCCCTGGAGctcaaaatgtaaaataaagtaaaataataatttttaaaaaagcatcACAGCTAAAGAAACTGGATCCTCAGTAGGTCCGGGCAGGAAGACATGATGCATGCTTGCATGCTCAACAAGATGCTCTTCATTAGTGCGTAGCCTGAGAGACCGGAGCAGCTGGGTTCTGCTGTCTGCGATCCACTTTGGATTCATCGCGCAAACCTTCCCCAACAGCTGCACTGAAACTTCCTGAATTTCCAGAACAGATGACAGCAAGCGTGGTGACCAGCAGGGGAGATAAATGTATGATAATGTTGGTCTAGGGGCTTTCTCTAAACATAAAACATCTCACGCAAATGGGCATGCAAACGCTGTGAATGTCAGCGCCCTCCTGCGCAAACACCAAAACAAAGCTTTTGTTTGGTTGCTATGGGAACAGCGAGAGGAAGCTGAGCTCCTGCTGCAGCGACGATATGCCAAAGAAGAAAATAGAATCATGTATTGACACATATTCTGCTGTCTGCAACTTTTACTTCACCTCACGATATAAGAATAAACTTCATGAAAGGTCACAGAAGATGAATGAACGTCGGACTCAGCTTGCAGGTCAAAATTAAGACGCAATGCCCATTGCCCACTCAGCATTTTGTTAGGCTTGTCTATTAACGTTTTAGCAAAAGATATAATAAATACTGACTTTTAGAAGCAAATGATCACCACCTCACCTTAAATACTAAATAACCAAACGGTCAAACTTTGCTTGAAAGTCTTAATTCACTAAAACGTAACATTAATTCTTTCCAGTGGTGTGACTGGTGAAAACGTTCATTCGTTTAGTTCAATCAAATTTACTAGTATTAGTATTTTGAAAATCTACTATAAACACAAACTACTTAGTCCTTATTGTCTTTTACGATATAAACAAAATTAAACATGGCCCTTAGATGACTTGGACAAAGTGATCAACATGTTTGCCCATTTTCAGACAACTAGTCATTCCCAAAATGCGTAACTGCACGCACGTCTCTGCAACATCTGCAAGGGAAGACTTTTGTAGAATTTATGAAACGTGTTTGGCTCCACCTAGTGGTGACTTTGATTTTGCAACTGTCCCGTCTCTTGAGCTATTTCGTGGTATACAAACTTCAAATCGCTTTTGGTTTTCTCTCTGTGCTCCTCCAGATACCTCAAGAATCATTCCGACGCCCGGGACCGACAAGAATCCCAAAACCAAAGGGCTTCACGTCTGTAAAGGGGACAAGCGGCAACGGGGCGCTGCAGATTCGGAGCCAATCTCTCCACACACCTTTAAACAGTGGCAAAGTTCAGGCTGTGCTTACGTCTGCAGCCACGCACAGAACCAACAACAACCCAAACCTCGCCAACCGCAGACTTTAGTCACATGTTAGGAATAAAGAATAGAAAATGACAAGGAGAGGTAGAGAGAGTCACCTAGTATAAAATAGCTACTTTATTTCAGCGTCACTGCAACCCAGGTGAATCGTAATGAATAGGAAGGCTACTTGATAAATGTTGCTtatttgtactgtatttattttttatcagtttgaaaaacaaaaacgaattTAAAAAAGACTGgagaataactttttttttttatgggaagtGGCCATAATAATGTTGTACTAAATGTGATAAACCAATGCTGAAATGTAACCGCGTCACACTTCTAAAGATGTTTGTTTTCGCCCCCTCTTGGTTCAA
This region of Syngnathus typhle isolate RoL2023-S1 ecotype Sweden linkage group LG2, RoL_Styp_1.0, whole genome shotgun sequence genomic DNA includes:
- the filip1l gene encoding filamin A-interacting protein 1-like isoform X1 is translated as MRSRSSSLEDVTKVKLAREEVSGRPERRSRHREPDDTGTIQRNHKTTKDSGSAAAKGGRKEKTRDLSRDDLVFLLSLLEGELQARDEVITVLKAEKIDMALLEAKYGFVTPPKVLQALQRDAIQGKADGLQEDIYERPMMELDNLVEKQRETYRRMLEQLLMVEQAHKQALHKMADEKRNHGDFMKKSDEFTNLLEQERERLKLLIDQERAYQERKDQENNKKVTTLKEELTKVKSFALMVVDEQQRLNEQLNQQTAKVQQLSTTASQVQEELSLANANLREEEQKVCRLEAELRDCIGRHHQEQETVMAKLTSEDAQNRQLRHKLSTLSRQLDELEDTNKTLRRAEEELQEMRDKMSRGECGNSGLMSELEELRKRVLEMEGKDEELIRMEDHCRDLNKKLEKEASQSYSLKAEVDKLNQRIMDLEKLEGAFSESKEECNSLKRNLEREKTVSKTLSGELEALKAQVKDLECAEGQLEKTELTLKEDLTKLKTLTVMLVDERKTMAEKLKQMENKVQNSSGKLQAEQEKVTTVTEKLIEESKKALRSKAELEQKMCEAKRERDDLKGKLRDQEEKNMDLESKINLMKKRLQSLETIERDYLRSKVKEEQVKTPLANRFQQEDNKVKDLTQEVERLRRKLKDIRVGDSEVLKTDELESLEKKFTNEQEKAQALMKELEMSRKELSTYQLAEKNDCNQEHVLFKRLKEEEARSSHLTQEVAALKEKIHEYMGQEESICHMKTDQASLRRKLTQQEIRNKELAREMETLTRELERYRRFSKSLRPGMNGRRFSDLHLATKEVQTDPDDLSTAVLLERAVLNGKLCGEGDSEDNEVYKRGPSLVNNINNLNNSMRRVSNELNSKFRARPNGNHVQAGDVVLTHNPGQPLQIKVTPEHGNNMATLEITSPNAENTPSFTSTAIIPTSGAPPKQRITIIQNAAISPRGSPISHSPDRMLSPLTMATYSRTLSPDSSSSTTPERAVSPIQIVSVTTTTPDRNVSSEPAEVAGGHAVFRVTPERQNGWQVQRSNSSGSNIITTEDNKIHIHLGGAFNSAAAQEQRIANGGVATPKSKSKITSSIMIKPTATQSQRPSQITIPQESFRRPGPTRIPKPKGFTSVKGTSGNGALQIRSQSLHTPLNSGKVQAVLTSAATHRTNNNPNLANRRL
- the filip1l gene encoding filamin A-interacting protein 1-like isoform X2 gives rise to the protein MVVDEQQRLNEQLNQQTAKVQQLSTTASQVQEELSLANANLREEEQKVCRLEAELRDCIGRHHQEQETVMAKLTSEDAQNRQLRHKLSTLSRQLDELEDTNKTLRRAEEELQEMRDKMSRGECGNSGLMSELEELRKRVLEMEGKDEELIRMEDHCRDLNKKLEKEASQSYSLKAEVDKLNQRIMDLEKLEGAFSESKEECNSLKRNLEREKTVSKTLSGELEALKAQVKDLECAEGQLEKTELTLKEDLTKLKTLTVMLVDERKTMAEKLKQMENKVQNSSGKLQAEQEKVTTVTEKLIEESKKALRSKAELEQKMCEAKRERDDLKGKLRDQEEKNMDLESKINLMKKRLQSLETIERDYLRSKVKEEQVKTPLANRFQQEDNKVKDLTQEVERLRRKLKDIRVGDSEVLKTDELESLEKKFTNEQEKAQALMKELEMSRKELSTYQLAEKNDCNQEHVLFKRLKEEEARSSHLTQEVAALKEKIHEYMGQEESICHMKTDQASLRRKLTQQEIRNKELAREMETLTRELERYRRFSKSLRPGMNGRRFSDLHLATKEVQTDPDDLSTAVLLERAVLNGKLCGEGDSEDNEVYKRGPSLVNNINNLNNSMRRVSNELNSKFRARPNGNHVQAGDVVLTHNPGQPLQIKVTPEHGNNMATLEITSPNAENTPSFTSTAIIPTSGAPPKQRITIIQNAAISPRGSPISHSPDRMLSPLTMATYSRTLSPDSSSSTTPERAVSPIQIVSVTTTTPDRNVSSEPAEVAGGHAVFRVTPERQNGWQVQRSNSSGSNIITTEDNKIHIHLGGAFNSAAAQEQRIANGGVATPKSKSKITSSIMIKPTATQSQRPSQITIPQESFRRPGPTRIPKPKGFTSVKGTSGNGALQIRSQSLHTPLNSGKVQAVLTSAATHRTNNNPNLANRRL